GCTCTTCTCTATCAGCACGGCCGGATCGACGCAGAGCCCGCCTGGGCGGCGCGGCTCGCGTCGGCGCTCGGCGTCCCGGGCGCGCTCTTCGCGGGATCGGAGACCGTGGTCGCCGGCACGCGCGAGAAAGCCGCGCTGCGGGCGGCCACCAGGGCGGCGCTTGTCGACATGGAGACCCAGCACGTCGCCCGCGAAGCGCAGCGGCGCGGCATCGCTTGGGCGGGGCTTCGCGCCGTCACCGACCCTGCCGACCGCGCGTTGCCGCACGCGGCCGCCGTCGGCATGCGGCCGGATGGCTCGATCGACCTGCCGGCGATCCTGGTCTCGTTGGGCAAAAACCCCGGCCAGCTGCCGGGGCTCTTCCATGCCGCGCGCGACGCCCG
This Beijerinckiaceae bacterium RH AL1 DNA region includes the following protein-coding sequences:
- a CDS encoding Phosphorylase (ID:RHAL1_00136;~source:Prodigal:2.6), whose product is MSDLVVVCGLAAEAKIAAAPGVTVIPGGGDGAKLAATLSALPLTVTHLLSFGVAGGLDPALKPGDIRVATALLYQHGRIDAEPAWAARLASALGVPGALFAGSETVVAGTREKAALRAATRAALVDMETQHVAREAQRRGIAWAGLRAVTDPADRALPHAAAVGMRPDGSIDLPAILVSLGKNPGQLPGLFHAARDARAAFAALLRCRQALGGGFARLDL